ATTACCGCGCGCTCGCTGCCCGACCTGCGTGACGGGCTCAAGCCGGTCCATCGCCGGCTGCTGTGGACCATGCGGCAGCTCAAGCTCGACCCTTCCAGCGGCTTCAAGAAATCGGCGCGCGTGGTCGGCGAGGTGATCGGCAAGTACCACCCGCATGGCGACACCGCGGCCTATGACGCGATGGTCCGCCTCGCGCAGGATTTCTCGCTGCGGTATCCGCTGGTCGAGGGGCAGGGCAATTTCGGCAATATCGACGGCGATAACGCGGCTGCCTACCGCTATACCGAGGCGCGCCTGACGAAGACCGCGATGCGCCTGATGGAAGGCCTCGACGCGGGCACGGTCGATTTCATCCCGACCTACAATAACGAGGAAGAAGAGCCGGAGATCATGCCCGGCCTGTTCCCCAATTTGCTGGCCAATGGCGCAAGCGGCATCGCGGTGGGCATGGCGACCAATATCCCGAGCCACAATGTCGCCGAGATCGTCGATGCCACGCTCGAGGTGATCGACAATCCGCATGTCGAACACGCGCGGTTGATGGAACTGTTCAAGGGCCCCGATTTCGCCACCGGCGGGATCGTTGCCGAAAGCGCCGAGACGGTCGCCGCCGCTTACGAGACCGGGCGCGGGTCGTTTCGCGTGCGTGGCAGCTTCCACGCTGCCGAAGCCGAGAAGGCGGAGGACCGCGAGGCGGGGATCGAGCGGCTTGGCGGCGGGCAGTGGCAGCTGGTCATCAGCGAAATCCCCTACCAGGTCGCCAAGGGCAAGCTGATCGAGCAGATCGCCGCCGCGATCGGCGACCGCAAGCTGCCGATCCTCGAGGATGTGCGCGATGAAAGCGACGAGCAGATCCGCATCGTGCTGGTCCCGCGCAGCCGCAATGTCGATCCCGACCTGCTCAAGGAAAGCCTCTACAAGCTGACCGATATGGAAACGCGTTTCGGGCTCAATCTCAACGTGCTCGACGCCAGCCGCACGCCGATGGTGATGGGGCTCAAGGAGCTGCTCAACCACTGGATCGCCAGCCAGATCGATATCCTCCAACGGCGCAGCCAGCACCGGCTCGACCAGATCGCGCGGCGGCTGGAGCTGGTCGAAGGCTATATCATCGCCTTCCTCAACCTCGACCGGGTGATCGAGATCATCCGCACCGAGGACGATCCCAAAACGGTGATGATGGAGGAGTTCAAGCTGACCGACCGGCAGGTCGAGGCGATCCTCAACATGCGGCTGCGGTCCCTGCGCAAGCTGGAAGAGATGCAGCTGCGCGGCGAGAAGGACGATCTGCTCAAGGAGCAGGACGAGCTCGAGAAGCTGCTCGGTTCGCCCGCTCGCCAGCGTACGCGTCTGAAACGCGAGCTGGGGGCGCTGCGCAAGGAATACGGCCCCGACACCGCGCTTGGTCGCCGCCGCACCGCGATCGAGGAAGCGGCGCCCGCGGTGGAATTCAGCATGGATGCGATGATCGAGAAGGAGCCGGTGACGGTGATCCTGTCGCAAAAGGGCTGGGTCCGCGGGGCCAAGGGGCATCTGCCGCTCGACCAGGAATTCAAATACAAGGAAGGCGACGGGCCGGCCTTCGTCTTCCACGCGCAGACGACCGACAAGCTGCTGCTGGCGACCGACAAGGGCCGGTTCTTCACGCTGGGCGCGGACAAGCTGCCCGGCGCGCGGGGCTTTGGCGAACCGGTGCGCAACACGCTCGATATCGACGCCAGCGCGCAGATCATGACGGTGATCGTGCACAAGCCGGGCCAGCGGCTGCTGCTCGCCGCCGATACCGGCAAGGGCTTTGGCGCGACCACCGACGATCTGCTCGCCGAAACGCGCAAGGGGCGCCAGGTGGTCAATCTCAAGGACGGGGCGAAGCTGGTCGTCGCGCGCGCGATCGCCGAGGGGCACGATCATGTCGCTGTGGTTGGTGACAATCGCAAGCTGGTGGTCTTCAACCTCGAGGAACTGCCCGAACTCGCGCGCGGGCAGGGGGTGACGCTGCAACGCTATCGTGACGGCGGGCTGGCCGATGCGACCACCTTCCGTCTCGAGGACGGCCTGTCATGGCAGATGGGCGGCAAGGGCGACCGCACCCGCACCGAGGGCGAGATGTGGCAATGGAAAGTCGCCCGCGGCGGCGCCGGCCGCCTCCCGCCGCAGGGCTTCCCGCGGGATAACAAGTTTGGTTGAGGTTTGTCGGGTGCGGTCAGGACATCCGTCCTGACCTTGCTGTTCCGTCCCACGCCCCCTCCCGGCCACCCACGGCACGGTATTCTATGGGTGGCCGGGAGGGGGCGTGGGATGGAACAGCCAGCAAGCTGGCGGCGGATGCCGCCAGCGCACGCAGAAGAGACGCACCCAAAGAAAAAGCCGGAGACGATCGCTCGTCCCCGGCCTTCATGCGACCCTTGAAGGGCTGTCGTATTATTCGCCAGCGCTTTCGGCAGCCGGGGCCGATGCAGCCATCGCGGCATCGATCTGGGCATTGGTCATCAGCGCCATCAGCGCGCC
This genomic window from Qipengyuania sp. HL-TH1 contains:
- the parC gene encoding DNA topoisomerase IV subunit A, with the translated sequence MAANDTTLDSEKDPFDAIVDAPFDSALSERYLVYALSTITARSLPDLRDGLKPVHRRLLWTMRQLKLDPSSGFKKSARVVGEVIGKYHPHGDTAAYDAMVRLAQDFSLRYPLVEGQGNFGNIDGDNAAAYRYTEARLTKTAMRLMEGLDAGTVDFIPTYNNEEEEPEIMPGLFPNLLANGASGIAVGMATNIPSHNVAEIVDATLEVIDNPHVEHARLMELFKGPDFATGGIVAESAETVAAAYETGRGSFRVRGSFHAAEAEKAEDREAGIERLGGGQWQLVISEIPYQVAKGKLIEQIAAAIGDRKLPILEDVRDESDEQIRIVLVPRSRNVDPDLLKESLYKLTDMETRFGLNLNVLDASRTPMVMGLKELLNHWIASQIDILQRRSQHRLDQIARRLELVEGYIIAFLNLDRVIEIIRTEDDPKTVMMEEFKLTDRQVEAILNMRLRSLRKLEEMQLRGEKDDLLKEQDELEKLLGSPARQRTRLKRELGALRKEYGPDTALGRRRTAIEEAAPAVEFSMDAMIEKEPVTVILSQKGWVRGAKGHLPLDQEFKYKEGDGPAFVFHAQTTDKLLLATDKGRFFTLGADKLPGARGFGEPVRNTLDIDASAQIMTVIVHKPGQRLLLAADTGKGFGATTDDLLAETRKGRQVVNLKDGAKLVVARAIAEGHDHVAVVGDNRKLVVFNLEELPELARGQGVTLQRYRDGGLADATTFRLEDGLSWQMGGKGDRTRTEGEMWQWKVARGGAGRLPPQGFPRDNKFG